Sequence from the Pyramidobacter piscolens W5455 genome:
AGAACCGCTTTGAAAAACGCCGAGATCGAATAGATATGCTCCCTCTATAAGAGACAGAGAAAGAAGCAAACCACTGTCATCATAGAGGGAGCATTGTTATGAGCCACAAGCACAAGATACCGTAAGAAGCAAAGTCAAGATTATCCGAGCGTGCTTCGACGCCGAGAAAAGCCTAAGGGAAGGAGCGAGAGAAGTTGGAGTAGATTATGACCCCCTGCGCAGTTGGATAAGAATCTATGAAGAAGGCGTCGAAGGATTTTTGCACAAGCGAAATCAGGCGTATCGCGCCGAAACAAAAACAGCGGGCGTCATCGATTACCTGAGATGAACCGGCAGCTTACAGGATATCTGCAAAAAACACAAGATCCGCAATACGCATACACTCCTCAGTAAAACACTCGGGAGGCGGAAGTTACATGAAGCAAGGCCGGAATACGACGAAAGAAGAACGCTTGGAGATCGTAAAGGACTGCCTGGCGTCGGAGAAGAATTACGGCGAGACGGCGCTCAGGTACAAGGTGAGTTACCAGCAAGTGCGAACTTGGACGTTGCCCTTTGAAGAACTCGGCGAGGCTGAACTCGAAGACCGGCGAGGAAAGCGGAAGAAAGATCAAACGCTGAGGACAGAGCTGAAGACGGCGCAAATCGAGATTGAACAGTTGAAACATCAGCTGTATCTTGCGGAGATGGAGCGCGACCTGCTAAAAAAATTGGCTGAGCTCGAGAAGAGGGATGCCCCTCGCAAGTGAGACAGCCCCATCTCTACCGAGCCGTTCAGGAGTGTCATACGGCGAGATCTCCCATCGAAGAAACCTGCAAGATCCTGCACATTTCGAGAGCAGCCTATTACTGCTGGGCATCCGGCAAGTGGAGCATCAGAACGTTGAAAAACGAAAGGATTGCAGAGAAGGTTGAACAGATTCATATGGAAAGCTCGGATAGGAGTAGCGGAAAATCAAGGTGATGTCAGATCGTATGAACGCTCGTCTCGTTCTTTATTTGTCGTCTTGTTTCGTCGCGGCGGCATGGAACTGCCGATCGTTCTGTTGCAGAGAGGAAAAAAATAACAGCTATTCTGTGTATTTGTCGTTTGCGTGGAGGCGTAATATCTGAATATTTCGGAATATTTTTTTGCCCCGTTGCCTTGCCGCATTTTGAGCTTCAAAACGTCTGCCTCGGCGAGGCTGCAGAGGGCGGGGATCTGGCGGCGGTGATTTCTTTTTTATCTGCGAAAAGAGCTGTTTCCGTTGGAACTCTTTTCCCGGCGCCGCGCCGGTCACGGCTGATGGGTCAGTGGCCGATGCCGACGTCAAAGCTGTCGATGATCCATTTTTGACGGTCTTGTTCGTAATGACAGAAGGCGCGCCAGCCGTTTTGCGTGCTCCATATGTTGAATTCGTGCGTGGACGGAGGCTTGGGATTCCCTTTCAGCGCGCGGAAGTCGAGTCTTTGCAGATTTTGCCCCGTTTCCAGACAGGCGCCGAAGTCGTCGATGGCGTCATTCAGCCTTCTTCTTTGCTGCGGATCGAGCTTTTCGGCGTCATTTTTCGCCCCGGGGGAGAACTCGAACGAATCGATCATTGGCGGCTGCAGTCTCTCTTGGTACAGTTCTTTCTTGACCTGGTCGAAGATCACTCTGCCCCACGCCGACAGGGTGCATTGTCCGTCCATGACGGTCAGCATGGTTTCCGGCAGGCCGGCGCACTCTGCGGCGGGCAGATCGCGGTAATTCATGCGGCGTACGACGGCGAGGTGGGCGCGGATCGCCTTTTGGGCCGCGGAGGAGATGTCGAGCGGCAGACGGGGGATGGTGATGATCTCGCGCCCCGATTCAAAAATGTAGAAAATCTCGTCGGCATAGAGCATTCCCAGCGTCTGCATGTATCCCTGCAGCGTTTTGAAACCGCCGATCAGGTTGAAGACGATGCGGGAACCTCTCTCACGGCTTGCTGGCAGCGTGGTGCGGCACCATTCGATGAGATTGTTGACGCCGCGGTGGAACGATTCAACGGAAGCGGTGTTCAGGTCCTCGACTTTTACGACGTCGGCCGCCATTCCGCGTTTTCTGCTCCAGTCGGCGAGGATCTCGGCGGTCAGCTTGCCCTGAAACGTGTCGGTGCAGACGAAGTACGCCATGTCCCCGGCGCTGTGCTGCGCTGTAAGGTTGGCGCGGCGGTAGTTGAGAAAGCCGTTCAGTTCGGCGGAGCAACGACATACCCGAGCTTCGTCGCTTTCCCCGAGCAGAATCTCGCGCCGCGAAGCGGCGATATTTTCAAGCCGGTCGCGCTCCTCCGGGGAATAGTCCTGTTCAAGCTTGTTGGCGTTTTCGCGCAGAAAAATCCGATCGGTCTCCGACGCCCCGTTAGTAAGAATGCTTGTGCCACAGGTTACCACATAAATTGTTCTCATGAGCACGATCCTTTCGAACACGGTGAAAATTTTTTCTTGAGAAAAGTTTGGACGCATAGTATTATACTAACATATATTAGGTATAATTGCTTAAGATTGAAAAATCACGAAAAACAACTTTTTGTCTGTTGAAGCGGCGTAACTGTAAAAGTTTTCGACGGCATGAAATAAGCAAATGTGGGACGATGGGCTTGTCGAGGAAGAGGGGCAGCGTATGAAGCGCGTTACGGTGATTTGCACGGTGGGAATGTCCGCTGCATTCTGGCTGGACAAGAATCTGAGTGCGGAAAAAAAGGAGCAGGAGGCGAAACGCCTTTGCGACGCTTCTGACGAAGGCGTCAGGCAACTTATCGGAGGTTTGGCGTCTCCCAGGGCGGAGCTTTTGATGAAGATACTGGATTCTTCATCGTTGTCCGACGAGGAAAGGAAGGCGCTGAACGAACAGGATTTTCGCTTCCCTTCGGCGGAAGTGCAGACGTTGTACCGCTGGCTGCGGCGCATCTTTGAGAAGGACGGCGAAGCTGTGTTCGAGCGGCTGCACGTCCTTCTGCTTCCCTCGGAAACGGCGGTGTCGAAACTGACGGTGCTCTGCGCTCGGGTTTTTCTCGAAAGGCTGGTCAGACTCTGCTTTAAAGGAAGAATCAAGAAGCTGGTCTGCGAAGAGGGGAAAAAGGGCGAAAAGGGAGATATACGTCCGGTCGCCATCGACGTTCGGGGCAAGGGGAGCTTCAACCAGTCTGTTGTCGATCTCTATCGTGAATTTGACGAATGTCTTGAGAAGAAGGAGAACGGGGAAGAGGTCGTGCTCTGTTCCACAGGCGGCTACAAGGCGATTTCCGCGTTTGCCGCCGCATACGCGCAGCTTCATGGGTTGCCTTGCCTGTATACGTTTGAAGATTCTCCCGAGGCGTATGAGCTGATGAGCATGCCGCTGGGATATGCTTACGCCGCGCTGGACGAGGAGATCAATATGCTCAGGGCGCTCGACAGGAACCCGGAGATGATGCAGGCGACCTCTTTGCCACAGTGGGTGCGGGATTCCGGCAAAATGGCGGGGGCTCTGATCAAAAGTTACGACGCGATGCGCAAAAGGCCGTTCGGCACGGGGCAGGCTCTGTTCGAGCGGCTGCGGCGCTGCGGCTGCGAAGGCACGAGATGGGCGGAATATCTCGAAAATCTTTTGGTCTGCAAATGGGAAGACCTGTGGCTGGGCGACCAGATCCCGGAAACGGTCGAGCACAGCCGCCGGCATTCCAAACGTCTGATGGAGTTCACCGTCAATCTGTTTCGCTGCGCGGAAGAACCTCTGAAAAACGCCGGTTTCGACGACGAGCATCCCGAGATGCTGGCGCTGCTGATCGCGTCGATTTACCTGCATGACATCGGGCACACGGCTCTGACCTACGCGGGGGCTTCGGAGCGCGGATGCGACAAAGATTTTCCGCTCGGCCTGTTTCCCTCGGCGGTGCGCGAAGTGCACCATCTGCTGACGGCGTCGCTGCTGCGCGAAGAGTCCGATTGCTATTTCAGACCGGGCGGAGCGCCTGGAGGACTGCTTGACGAGAACGGGGAAAAGCAGGCGTTTCTGGCCCGTTATGTCCCGCTGGTAGCCGAATATCACCGCCATTACACGAAACTGTGCCGCGCCGACGGCACAGCGCAGGCGAATGAAGTCGTTGAACTAGTTGGCGAAACGCTGTGTACGGACGACTTTAAACAGACGTTGAAGCCTCTTGAAGAGCGGCTTGACGGGATTCTGCGTCTGGAGGATTTTGGACATGCCCGGACCGGGGAAACGCGGGATGCGATAATCCGGCGTTTTCTGCGGCTGACGGCGCTGATGCGTATTATCGACGCCTGCGATGTGCAGGCCGACCGCACGATCAGTCAGGAGTACATGGAAGCGCGGCATCGGCGCACGGAAAACGAAGCGAATTTTGTCGGCCGCCAGCTTGAGGGGTACGCGGATGCGCTGCCTGAAGATCTGAAAGTTGATGTGCAGGAACTGACGCAGGAAAAAAGCGACGTGGATAGAATGAAATACCTGTGCAAAGAAATTTACAAAGGCGTTTTCCGGACGCTGGGAGGTATGAAAAAAACGGAAGGCTGGCTGGCCGTACAGCGTGATCCTCAGTCGTTGCGGCGCTTTCTGGCGCTGTCGCTGGCGAACCGCTACGCGTTCAAGCGCGAACAGGCGCTTCATTTCGGCAAGCACCGTCAGGTGGGCTTCGTGCTGCCGGTGTGGGATCCAGGCGACTGCGTGAGAATCGACATTTACGGCCTGGATGGAAACGCTGAAAACGGCACGCTGCCAGAAATCGAAAAAGAGATTCAAGCAGAATATCAAAGCGTCGAGAAACTGCTGAGAGATGTGCTGCGGTTCAAGGCTCACGTTGTCGGGCGAACGGCCTCTTGATCGATGAGCGCCCCAGACGGCAGGCGCGCAGGCAACGCCGCGTCGAGGCGCGGATTCGGCGTGGCGCCTCCGGGGATCAAGCGGAATGCGCATGGTATTTGCGGGAGCATGGACTCGGTGGACTCAAAAATTTTTAATATGCTAGAGTATATTTGACTTGCTGAAATGAAATACGGCAGGACAAGGTCGAAAGGTGTCAGGCGCAGCGCGCCGTCCGAGGTGCGGCGCGGTTGTTTTGTCTGTTTCGGAGGAGGCGGCAGAGTGAGGAGTATGGCGGAAAAACTTGGCGGAGCGCTTCGATTGGGGGCCTTGTCCGCGCGGGAATGCAAGGTTTACGCGTGCAGCGTCATCACGCCCATGTTCGGTGGCGGCGCCAAGGCCGGAGAGGTTAGCAGAGAATTTCCCGTGCGGGCGCCTTCCATACGGGGGCAGCTGCGCTTTTGGTGGCGGTTGCTGCATGGCATTCGCGGCCTGCGGGGCAACGCGTTGAAAGAAAAGGAATGCGCGCTCTGGGGCGGCGTGTTCGCGGCGTCATCCGACGGGGACAAAGCCGCTTTGCAGCATGCCAGCCGCGTCGGAGTGTTCATAAAAGAGGGGGCAGGCCAGTCTGTCGTATTGAAACCGGTGAAGGACGCTCAGTACGCCCTCTTCCCGTTTAGGGATAAATCGGGAGTCCTTCCCGAGTTTGATTTCGGTCTGGGCGTCGTCTTCGAGCCGCGGCTGCGCTCCGAGCTCAAGGAACAGTTGGAACGCAGTCTGCGCGCCTGGGCCAACTTCGGCGGCGTCGGCGCGCGCACGCGGCGTGGCTGCGGGGCGGTTTTCTGCCCTGAGCTGGCTTTTGAGAACGAAGAAGAAGCGAGTGCTTTGGCCGTCTCGTGCGGACTGCGCGTGTGGACGAAAGAGTGCGACTCCAAGCAAAGTGTTGCTGCGTGGAACGAGGCTGTTGGGTGTTTGCGCGATTTCAGGCAGGGAAAAGACGTAGGGCGAAACGGGGCACGCGGCCGCTCGCGCTGGCCCGAGGCGGACACGATCCGTAAGCTGACGGGGCAGTGCGATCCCAGACATGAAGCCGTTTATCCCCCGGATCATCCGTACGGCTTTCCCCGCGCGGTCTTCGGCATGCCGATCGGCTTTAGATTTAAGACGTCAGGCGAGCCGGAGTCATGCCAGCTGCTTCCTTTCGGTGCGCAGCGCATGAGCAGCCCGGTGATTCTGCGTCCGCTGCGCTTGAAGGATGGCCGTGTTCTGAGCATGGCTGTCTTTCTGCCCGAACCGGATCTTTCCTGTAGTCTGAGGTTGAGCGGAAACAAGCTTGGGGGAAGACTGAATAAACTGGATAAAGAATGCAGCGACTACCAGGGGGCAAAGTTCGCGAATTACAAGGGTTCTCCGATGGAAAATCGTTCCAGCACCGGCAACGCGTTGGAAGCGTTCCGCGCCTATTTAAGAGAAAAAGGTTTTAAGGAGGTGACGGGGAAGTGAGCGAACGGAACTATTTACTGCAGATCGCCATCGGCCCCGTGCAGGATTTTATCGCCGCCGCGCGCCGCACGCACGACCTCTGGATGGGGTCGCGGATGCTTTCCGAGCTGAGCAAGGCCGTGGCCTGCTGCGTGAGGGATCGCGTGAGGGATCTGGGCGGATCTCTGATTTTTCCCGACGCTGTGCAAGACTCGTCCTTGTCGGACGGCATCGCCAACGTGATCCTTGCCAAAGTGACTGCCGCCGACGCCGAGGAACTGGGGCGCATCAAAAACGAGGCGAAGAAGGCCGCGGAGGCACGGCTGGCTGAGTACGGGCGCGAAGCGCTCGACACGCCGCTTGGCAAAGAGGGCGGAAAAGTCGGAGATCTCGTCGTCATGGAGCGCTGGAACGGGCAGCTGGACGATATTATCGAATTTTACTGCGTCTGGACGCCTCTCGACGGACGTCCGTACGACGAAGCACGCAGAACCGCGGCCAAACTTCTGGCCGCGCGCAAGAACATCCGTGACTTTAGCCCTTCCCCGTGCGCGGATCGCGTGGCCAAAAGCTCGCTGGACGGACTGCGCGAGAGCGTGTTCAAAGATGGCAAGAGCCTTTCCGACGCGCAGAATCGTGCCATGACCCGCACGCTGCGCCTCAAGCGGAACGAGGCGCTCGACGCCATCGGCGTGATCAAGCGCATCTCCGACGCGAAGAATTTTCCTCCTGTTTCCCGCGTTGCCGTCGATCCCTGGGTGCGCGGCGTGTTTGCCGCGGCTGGCAAGATGAAAGAAGCGGACCGCAAGACGATCCTCGAGGCATGCGAGGAACTGAAATTGTGGGGCGTTCTCTCCGCGGTGGGGGCGGATTTTTACGAGAAATTCCCTTACGGCGGCGAAGCGCTGATGCGCGGACGCTATGCCGGCATGAAAAAGGATGCCGAAAACGAAGGGAAGGACGTAGCTGAGAGAGTTGCGGAGCAGTGCCGTAAAATTGTCGGCGTGCTGTCGAAACTGAAGCCCTGCGACCGCCCCTGCGAGCCGTATCTTGCCGTGCTCAGCGCCGACGGAGACCGCATGGGAGCGATTCTGGACAACATGAAAGACGCCGAATCGCACCGTTGCTTTTCAAAAAAGCTTGCCGATTTTGCCTGTCGGGCCAGAAATGTCACCAAGGAGCATTACGGCGTTACCGTTTACACCGGGGGAGACGACGTGCTTGCCTTTCTGCCGTTGGATACCGCTCTTGACTGCGCCAGGGAACTGCGGTCCGAATTCGGCAGTATCATGAGTTCCGACGTTCCTTCCGGCTGCCGGCCGACGCTTTCCATCGGCGTTTCTATCGCTCATGCTCTGGAAGATCTGGAGTTGCTGCTCAAGTTTGCCCGCCGCGCCGAGAGCGACGCCAAGAACGGGCTCCACGGCGAAGCCGCCGTCGGCAGGGATCGGAACGGACTGGCCGTTGCCGTCCGCGCTCGCGGCAACATTGCCGTAACGGTGCGCGAGCAGTGGCCCGCTGCCAGCGAAAACGACGGACGAGAGAAGCCTTTGGCTCGGCTTTCTCTGGCCGAACGGCTTGACTGGTGGGGCGACCGCTTTGCCGGAGGCGAGATTCCCGATAAGTTCCTGCACGAACTGCTCGAGACGGCCCGCTTTTACGAGAACTGGGACGACAGAGAGTCGCTGGCCGAAGCTGTGAGAGCCGACGTCATGCGCATTTTCGCGCGCAAGGACACGGACCTTTCCGCCGAAAACGAGGCGGAAATCGCCCGCTACATCGGACGCAAGCTCGGGGATGGCGCGGGGGTCAAAGAACTCGCCGATGAGCTTGTCGTCGGCCAGTGGATTGCGTTTGCCCGCCGCTATACGCGGAAGCCGACTCCGCAGAAGGAGGCCGAACGATGAAATACCGGATGATTCCCATCGAGCCGCTGATTGCCCGCGATGCGCGCACCTTCGGCTCCGGAGGCGGCGGCGCGCGCGTCCGTTCCCTTGACTGGCTGACGCAGACGGTGGCCGCCGGTTCCGTGCGCACCGCGCTCTGGAAGCTGACCGGGGAGACGCCGTCGTATCTGCGCTCGATCGCTGTGCGCGGTCCGTTTCCCGAGATCGGCGGCAAAGTTTATTTTCCCCGGCCTCTGGATTTCATCCAGGCTCAGGAAGGCAAGCCGTACCAGCTCCTTCCTGCGGAGTTAGAGGACGAGCAGTCTGCGGACATGCCGCTTGAAGGGCTTTTGCTGCCGTCGCCCGATACCGAGGAAAACTTCAAGCCCCGAAAACGGGGCGGATACTGGTCGCTGGATCTTTACGCCCGCTGGCTGTGCGAGGAAAAAAGAGGACTGACGGAGCGCGACGGGCGCGACGGGCGCGTTGATTTCGGCGACGACTGGCTCGACGACATTCCCAAGGACGAACGTACTCACGTCAGCATCGCGCCGGAAACGGGCGCTGCCGGCGACGGGAAGATCTTTTCTTCCACGGGACTCGATTTCGTGCACCGGACGGCGGAGCGAACATACGCCCCCATCGCGGCGGCGCTGGAGATCGACGAACGAGCGGCCCGCTTGCTTGGAGATTTTACTGCTCCCGTCGGCGGGATGCGCCGTCTTGCCGATTTTCAGCAGACGGATGACGACGCGGCATGGCGCTGCCCCCCCTGCCTGGACTGTCTGCGCGGTGGTGACCGGATCCGCATGATCTTGGCGACGCCGGCGCTGTTTGCGAACGGCTGGTATCCCGGCTGGATCGGCGGGGATAAGACCCCGCCTCGCGAAGGAATTTTGCCTGGTACGGATGTGCGGGTGCGGCTAGTATCCGCCGTTGTCGGTCGCTGGCAGCCTCTTTCCGGCTGGTGTCACGAAAAAGGCAGAACCGGCCCCAAGCCCATGCGGCGCATGGTCCCGGCCGGCAGCGTCTATTTTTTCGAAGTTGTTGCGGGGAACTTTGTCCCTGATCGGGTCTGGCTCCGTTCCGTCTGCGACGAGCCGCAGGATCGGCTCGACGGATTCGGTCTGGCGCTGTGGGGCGGCTGGCGAGAACATAAATAGGGGAGAGGACGAACATGGGAGAAAAAACTTTCGTTGAAAAAAGTTATTGGCTTCATGCGCTCAGCCCGATTCATATCGGCGCGGGACGCGGACTTGGCTATATCGATCTGCCGGTCGTGCGCGAGAAGGTGACCAACTGGCCCTATATCCCCGGCAGCAGCGTCAAAGGCGTGATTGCCGCCCATCACAACGTTTCCAACAATTCGGAAAAACGAGAAGGCGATGCCAGGATCGCTTTCGGCGCGACGGGCGATGATTGCAGCAATTCTGGTTCGCTCGTCTTCACTGACGCGCATATCCTCTGCCTGCCCGTGCGCAGCTTTTACGGCACCTTTGCCTGGATAACGTCGCCCTTCTGCCTGGAGCGCTGTGCCCGCAACGTCAAAGAGCGCTCCGCGCCGCCCGTGATTCTTCCTGACGAATTTCAGGCTTTTACGGCTCAAGACACGGCGCTTACCAAAGAGCCGGGCGGGAAGATGTATCTTGAAGAGCTTGACCTTGCCTCGGCTTTTAACGAAAACGCTGAAAACTGGGCGGAAAAAATTGCCCAGACGCTGTTCGGCGATGACGAAAGCTGGAAAAAAACTTTTAAAGCGCGCTTCGCCGTCGTCCACGACGATATCTTTACCTTCCTGTGCGAAGCCGGGACGGAAGTGACGCCGCATATCAAGGTCGACCAGGAAACTGGCGCGGCTGCCGACGGGGCGCTGTGGTATGAGGAAACGCTGCCGGTCGAGACGCTCCTTGTCGGCCGGGTCTGGTGCGATAAAATTTACGGCGTGCCGGAGGACGAAACGCCCACGAGCGGGGAGCTTTTAAAGCAATTCTGCGGTTCCGAGCTCTCCCTGCAGCTGGGCGGCAAAGCGACTACCGGCAAGGGGCACGTCCGCTGCCTGTTCAAGGACATCGAAAAGGCCGGTGAGCTTCATGAGTGAAAAAGATGAAGTTATGCTGACCAACGGGCAAAAAATGGCGCGGGCCGCTTTTACCGCCGTGAAAAAAGTTTGCGCAGGCGGGAAATATGAAGACTATAAACGCTTTGCCCTTTCGTTCCCGTGCTTGATCCACAGCTGCGGCCTCGTCCAGGCGGCGACGTTTGCCGACGCGAAGGGACAGAC
This genomic interval carries:
- a CDS encoding helix-turn-helix domain-containing protein, with the translated sequence MKQGRNTTKEERLEIVKDCLASEKNYGETALRYKVSYQQVRTWTLPFEELGEAELEDRRGKRKKDQTLRTELKTAQIEIEQLKHQLYLAEMERDLLKKLAELEKRDAPRK
- the cmr1 gene encoding type III-B CRISPR module RAMP protein Cmr1 — translated: MAEKLGGALRLGALSARECKVYACSVITPMFGGGAKAGEVSREFPVRAPSIRGQLRFWWRLLHGIRGLRGNALKEKECALWGGVFAASSDGDKAALQHASRVGVFIKEGAGQSVVLKPVKDAQYALFPFRDKSGVLPEFDFGLGVVFEPRLRSELKEQLERSLRAWANFGGVGARTRRGCGAVFCPELAFENEEEASALAVSCGLRVWTKECDSKQSVAAWNEAVGCLRDFRQGKDVGRNGARGRSRWPEADTIRKLTGQCDPRHEAVYPPDHPYGFPRAVFGMPIGFRFKTSGEPESCQLLPFGAQRMSSPVILRPLRLKDGRVLSMAVFLPEPDLSCSLRLSGNKLGGRLNKLDKECSDYQGAKFANYKGSPMENRSSTGNALEAFRAYLREKGFKEVTGK
- the cas10 gene encoding type III-B CRISPR-associated protein Cas10/Cmr2; the encoded protein is MSERNYLLQIAIGPVQDFIAAARRTHDLWMGSRMLSELSKAVACCVRDRVRDLGGSLIFPDAVQDSSLSDGIANVILAKVTAADAEELGRIKNEAKKAAEARLAEYGREALDTPLGKEGGKVGDLVVMERWNGQLDDIIEFYCVWTPLDGRPYDEARRTAAKLLAARKNIRDFSPSPCADRVAKSSLDGLRESVFKDGKSLSDAQNRAMTRTLRLKRNEALDAIGVIKRISDAKNFPPVSRVAVDPWVRGVFAAAGKMKEADRKTILEACEELKLWGVLSAVGADFYEKFPYGGEALMRGRYAGMKKDAENEGKDVAERVAEQCRKIVGVLSKLKPCDRPCEPYLAVLSADGDRMGAILDNMKDAESHRCFSKKLADFACRARNVTKEHYGVTVYTGGDDVLAFLPLDTALDCARELRSEFGSIMSSDVPSGCRPTLSIGVSIAHALEDLELLLKFARRAESDAKNGLHGEAAVGRDRNGLAVAVRARGNIAVTVREQWPAASENDGREKPLARLSLAERLDWWGDRFAGGEIPDKFLHELLETARFYENWDDRESLAEAVRADVMRIFARKDTDLSAENEAEIARYIGRKLGDGAGVKELADELVVGQWIAFARRYTRKPTPQKEAER
- a CDS encoding type III-B CRISPR module-associated protein Cmr5, translated to MSEKDEVMLTNGQKMARAAFTAVKKVCAGGKYEDYKRFALSFPCLIHSCGLVQAATFADAKGQTKYLEGLQEVLQNVETGCSDDLVKSAREADLKEYMRLSRRALEAAAWIKRCCESLDGAENGGPR
- a CDS encoding type III-B CRISPR module-associated Cmr3 family protein; translation: MKYRMIPIEPLIARDARTFGSGGGGARVRSLDWLTQTVAAGSVRTALWKLTGETPSYLRSIAVRGPFPEIGGKVYFPRPLDFIQAQEGKPYQLLPAELEDEQSADMPLEGLLLPSPDTEENFKPRKRGGYWSLDLYARWLCEEKRGLTERDGRDGRVDFGDDWLDDIPKDERTHVSIAPETGAAGDGKIFSSTGLDFVHRTAERTYAPIAAALEIDERAARLLGDFTAPVGGMRRLADFQQTDDDAAWRCPPCLDCLRGGDRIRMILATPALFANGWYPGWIGGDKTPPREGILPGTDVRVRLVSAVVGRWQPLSGWCHEKGRTGPKPMRRMVPAGSVYFFEVVAGNFVPDRVWLRSVCDEPQDRLDGFGLALWGGWREHK
- a CDS encoding putative CRISPR-associated protein, whose product is MRTIYVVTCGTSILTNGASETDRIFLRENANKLEQDYSPEERDRLENIAASRREILLGESDEARVCRCSAELNGFLNYRRANLTAQHSAGDMAYFVCTDTFQGKLTAEILADWSRKRGMAADVVKVEDLNTASVESFHRGVNNLIEWCRTTLPASRERGSRIVFNLIGGFKTLQGYMQTLGMLYADEIFYIFESGREIITIPRLPLDISSAAQKAIRAHLAVVRRMNYRDLPAAECAGLPETMLTVMDGQCTLSAWGRVIFDQVKKELYQERLQPPMIDSFEFSPGAKNDAEKLDPQQRRRLNDAIDDFGACLETGQNLQRLDFRALKGNPKPPSTHEFNIWSTQNGWRAFCHYEQDRQKWIIDSFDVGIGH
- the cmr4 gene encoding type III-B CRISPR module RAMP protein Cmr4: MGEKTFVEKSYWLHALSPIHIGAGRGLGYIDLPVVREKVTNWPYIPGSSVKGVIAAHHNVSNNSEKREGDARIAFGATGDDCSNSGSLVFTDAHILCLPVRSFYGTFAWITSPFCLERCARNVKERSAPPVILPDEFQAFTAQDTALTKEPGGKMYLEELDLASAFNENAENWAEKIAQTLFGDDESWKKTFKARFAVVHDDIFTFLCEAGTEVTPHIKVDQETGAAADGALWYEETLPVETLLVGRVWCDKIYGVPEDETPTSGELLKQFCGSELSLQLGGKATTGKGHVRCLFKDIEKAGELHE